A region from the Cannabis sativa cultivar Pink pepper isolate KNU-18-1 chromosome 9, ASM2916894v1, whole genome shotgun sequence genome encodes:
- the LOC115710578 gene encoding uncharacterized protein LOC115710578, with protein sequence MALQDKLDRFKRQQEKCQSTLTSIAASSKPKPAQTQTQTQRFMHADLPASVKPPAPAVKFSSDTDRLQHINSIRKAPAGAQIKRVIDLLYETRLALTPEQINEACYVDINANKTVFDSLRKNLKVSHDGRRFCYKSKHDLKDKSQLLYLVRKFPEGIAVIDLKDSYPTVMEDLQSLKAAGQIWLLSNLDSQEDIAYPNDPRVPIKVDDDLKLLFRGIELPRDMLDIEKDLQKNGMKPATNTAKRRAQAQVQGVTPKNKTKKKKHEISKRTKLTNAHLPELFQNLK encoded by the exons ATGGCGTTGCAAGACAAGTTGGACAGGTTCAAGAGGCAGCAAGAGAAGTGCCAATCAACCCTCACCAGTATTGCAGCATCTTCTAAACCTAAACCAGCTCAGACTCAGACTCAGACTCAAAGATTCATGCACGCTGATCTTCCAGCCAGTGTCAAACCTCCTGCTCCTGCTGTCAAATTTTCTAGCGATACAGATAGACTTCAACACATTAACAGCATTCGGAAAGCCCCAGCTGGAGCTCAAATCAAACGTGTTATTGACTTGCTATATGAG ACAAGGCTAGCCCTAACACCAGAGCAAATAAATGAAGCATGCTATGTGGATATTAATGCAAATAAAACTGTCTTTGACAGCTTGAGGAAGAATCTTAAAGTGAGCCATGATGGAAGACGCTTTTGTTACAAG TCTAAGCATGACTTAAAAGACAAAAGCCAGCTTCTTTACTTAGTACGGAAATTTCCAGAGGGCATTGCTGTTATTGATTTGAAGGATTCATACCCAACTGTGATGGAGGACTTGCAG AGTCTGAAAGCTGCTGGTCAGATCTGGCTGCTATCAAACTTGGACTCTCAGGAGGACATTGCGTACCCAAATGACCCCAGGGTTCCCATTAAAGTAGACGATGACCTTAAACTGCTGTTTCGAGGAATTGAATTACCTCGCGACATGCTTGATATTGAGAAGGATCTGCAGAAGAATGGTATGAAGCCTGCAACCAACACTGCAAAGAGGAGGGCCCAGGCACAGGTCCAAGGTGTTACCCCCAAGAACAAGACCAAGAAGAAGAAGCATGAAATCAGCAAGAGGACTAAGCTAACCAATGCCCATCTTCCAGAGCTATTCCAGAACCTTaaataa